The Candidatus Equadaptatus faecalis nucleotide sequence GGGCGGGGATCCTATGTTCGGCAGACTGCTTTCGCGCAAGATGAAATGCGGCTGGATGATTTACACAAAGCGCCCGAAATTTGCCGGTTACGTTACAAAATACCTTTTGCCGGACGAAGAGACGGTAGAGCGTTTCCGAAATTCCAAGGTTAAAAACTGGGCTTTCAAATACGTTGGCAATCTCGTGTTGGACAGTATTCCTGTTTTCCGCGACAAGCAGCAGGCAAGGGAACTGATGGGACTGGGAATTGACGACCATGCCGCGGCGTTTCTTCCCGGAAGCCGTCCTTTTGAATACAGAATGGGTGCGGCATATTTTGCGCGGGCAGCACAGGAGCTTGTCAGCCGCTACGAAAATCTTGGCGCGTATCTCGTGCTTGCCCCTACGGTTGACGAAGCAGTGCTTCAGGCAGGGCTCAGAGAAAACGGTGTTGCGTGGGAAGGCGAAAAAAAAGTTGAGGAAATTCCCTGCGGCGGCGGAAAAAATATAAAAGTCGTGCGCAGCAGCGGTTTCGCGGCGATAAAGGCTTCCGACCTTGCAATAGCTTTCCCGGGAACGAACAATCTGCAGACTGCGGCTTTGGGTACGCCGCTGCTTATGGTTGCTCCCCTGAACTGCGCGGAGGAGATACCTCTTGACGGAATAGCGGGGCTTATTCCGTTTAAATGGCCTGGTTTCCGCACGCTCAAGAAAAAGCTTGTGCTGTATGCAAACAAACGCGCCGAATTTGTTTCGCTGACCAACAGGACAGCGGGAGAGAGGATAGTTCCCGAACACAGGCGAATGATGACGCCGTACACGGTTGCAAACCTTGCGGACGAACTGCTGTCTTCGCCGGAAAAGCTTCGGGAAATATCCGAAGGCTACGGCAGAATGCAGTTTGATTACGGGGCGGCAAGGCGAATTGCGAACGAAGTTGAGGTTTATTTCTCAACGCGCAGCCGCAGGTCAATGAATTTGTACAGACCCGAAGAATAAGCAATAAGCAGTAAGCGATAAGCAGTAAGAGCTAAATGCGAAATGCAAAGTGAAGAATAGGCAATAAGCCAAGAGTCTTAAAGGTTAAAAGCTCATAGCCTGTAGAATATAGCGCAAGCGAAGCGAGCAGCCGTGAAAACAATGAACTTTGAAAAAAATCTTCTTTGACTTTGAAAATCTTTCATTTAACTCTTGCCTTTTTGCTAAATTGCCGCTATAATGTTTGTTAAATTTTTCACAATGTATAAAACAACTGAGGCTGTACGGCGGTTTGCTGTGCGTCGTCAGGTGTTTGTACGGTCGCAGGCGCTTCGGCGCGGTTAGTATCAGTTTGTGATTGTGCAAGCAATGAAATTTACAGGGGGGAGTTCACAATGGCAAGAAAAGTAGTACTGGCAGGAGCTTGCCGCACGGCAATCGGAACTATGGGAGGAGCGCTTTCCTCAACACCGGCGGTTCAGCTCGGAACAATCGTGGTCAAGGAGGCTCTTAAGAGAGCAAACGTACCTGCAGAGGCAGTCGAGCATGTTTACATGGGCTGTGTTATTCAGGCAGCTCTCGGACAGAACGTTGCGCGTCAGATATCGGTCAACGCGGGTATCCCCGTAGAGGCTTCGGCTGTAACCGTCAACGTCGTGTGCGGCTCAGGGCTTGAGAGTATCAATATGGCAGCACGCATGGTTCGCGACGGCGATGCGGACGTGGTTGTCGCCGGCGGTGCCGAGAATATGTCAATGGCGCCGTATGCCCTTGAAAAAGGCCGCTACGGATACCGCATGGGACATGCCACAATGTACGATACGATGATTAAAGATGCCCTTACGGACGCTTTTGAAAACATTCACATGGGTCTCACCGCGGAAAACATCTGCGAGCAGTGGGGACTTACGAGAGAAGAGCTTGACGAATTTTCGCTTGTCAGCCAGCAGAAATGCGAAGCGGCAATCAAAGCGGGATTTTTCAAGGAAGAGATTGTTCCCGTTGAAATCAAGAAGAAAAAAGAGACGATTTTGTTTGACACGGACGAAGGCCCGCGTGCAGGCATGACAATGGAAGCCCTTGCAAAACTCAAACCGGCGTTCAAAAAAGACGGCGGAATCGTTACGGCGGGCAACTCGTCAGGCATTAACGACGGGGCAGCGGCAGTCGTTGTCATGACTGAGGAAAAAGCCAAAGAACTTGGCGCGGTAATTCAGGCAGAATGGATCAACGGCGCTCTTGCAGGCTGCGAGCCCCGCATTATGGGTATAGGCCCCGTGAACGCAACGAAGAAGCTCATGGCAAAAACAGGTCTTAAAATAGACGATTTCGATATGATAGAAGCCAACGAAGCTTTTGCCGCGCAGTCAGTTGCAGTCGGCAAGGAACTCGGCTTTGACAAAGCGAAGCTGAACGTCAGCGGCGGCGCTATCGCGCTCGGACACCCTGTCGGTGCTTCAGGCGCACGTATCCTTGTAACGCTTATTCACGGCATGAAACGCACGGGCGCCAAAACTGGTCTTGCCACGCTCTGCATAGGCGGCGGACAGGGCTGCGCGATGGCGGTCAAAGCATACGAAGGATAGACTGAACAGAAATTCGCGGCAGTACAGAATTATCAAGAGGTAGACAAATGCAGTTTATAAAATACGAAGTACAGGACGCAATTGGAATTATAACAATCAACCGTCCGGAGGCGCTGAACGCGCTGAACTCGGAAGTTCTAACGGAGCTTGACGCGACTATCAACGCAATTGATTTGAAGGAAGTTCGCGTCGTTATCCTTACCGGAGCAGGCGAAAAATCGTTTGTTGCCGGTGCGGACATTGCTGAAATGTGCCACCTTACGAGAGAAGAAGGCAAACATTTCGGACACAAGGGGCTCAGAGTTTTCCGCAAGCTTGAACTGTTCCCCGTCCCGGTCATAGCCGCGGTCAACGGCTATGCTCTCGGCGGAGGCTGCGAGCTTGCAATGAGCTGCGACATTCGTATCTGCTCGGAAAACGCCGTGTTCGGACAGCCTGAAGTTACCCTCGGCATCACCCCGGGTTTCGGAGGCACACAGAGACTTGCGCGAACAATCGGGATAGGCAAGGCAAAAGAAATGATTTACACGGCAAAGCCGATAAAAGCCGACGAAGCATACAGGCTCGGTTTGGTCAACGCCGTATATCCCCTTGACCAGCTTATGCCGGAAGCGCTTAAGCTTGCCGGAAAAATCGCAGCCAATGCTCCGATAGCGGTGCGTGCGTGCAAGGAAGCGATAAACTACGGTCTGCAGGTTGACATTGACTCCAGTCTCCGTATTGAAGGAAACATTTTCGGCAGCTGCTTTGAAACCGAAGACCAGCGTCTTGGAATGGAATCCTTCCTTGCCAAGAAAAAGGTGGAAAAATTCAACAACAAATAATTTAACGGCTGTCAGGTTTTTTCCTGACAGCCTCGCTGCTTTATCGGTCAGAAATATACACGGACAAAAAACAATAGGAGGAACAAAGATGAAAATAGGAATTATCGGCGCAGGAACAATGGGCTCAGGCATTGCACAGGCATTTGCACAGACGGAAGGCTATGAAGTATGCCTCTGTGACATAAATGACGAATTTGCCGCAAAGGGCAAAGCAAAAATTGAAAAAGGTCTTGCAAAACAGGTTGCAAAAGGCAGAATAGAGCAGGCTGCGGCGGACGCCGTTCTTGCGAAAATCGCGACCGGAACAAAAGAAATCTGCGGGGACTGCGATCTTGTAATCGAAGCCGCCGTTGAAAATATGGAAATAAAAAAAGAAACCTTCAAAGAACTTCAGGCGATTTGCAAAGCTGACTGCATGTTTGCGACAAACACGTCGTCGCTTTCAATCACCGAGCTCGGCAAGGGTCTTGACCGTCCGCTTATAGGAATGCATTTCTTTAATCCGGCGCCGGTAATGAAACTCGTTGAAGTTATCGCAGGTCTCAACACGCCGGAAGACATGGTGCAGAAAATTAAAGACATAGCAGCGGAAATAGGCAAAACACCGGTGCAGGTTGCAGAAGCGGCAGGCTTTGTCGTTAACCGCATACTTATACCGATGATTAACGAAGCAGTCGGTATTCTTGCCGACGGTGTTGCCTCGGCGGAAGACATTGACGCGGCAATGAAGCTCGGTGCCAATCACCCAATGGGGCCTCTTGCGCTCGGCGACCTTGTAGGGCTTGACGTCTGCCTTGCAATTATGGAAGTGCTTTACAGCGAATTCGGCGATTCAAAATACCGCCCGCATCCGCTTCTCCGCAAAATGGTACGCGGCGGACGCCTCGGCATGAAAACTGGACAGGGCTTCTTCAATTACGCAAAATAGCCTGTTACGGCATAATCGGAGGCAATGACGATGGATTTTAAGCTTTCCAGAGAGCATGAAATGGCGCGCACTCTGTTCCGCGATTTTGCGCAGAACGAAGTCAAGCCTTTCGCGCAGGAGGTTGACGAAACTGAAGTATTTCCGCGCGAAACCGTAACAAAGATGCAGAAGTACGGCTTTCTCGGTATTGACATCCCCAAGCAGTACGGGGGACAGGGCTGCGACAGCCTTGCATACGTAATGGCAATCGAAGAGATATCAAAGGTATGCGCAACGACAGGCGTTATACTTTCAGCTCACACCTCACTCTGCTGCGGCCCTGTACTTAAGTTCGGCAGCGAAGAGCAGAAGCAGAAATATCTTGTTCCGCTTGCAAGCGGCAAAAAGCTCGGTGCTTTTGCCCTTACGGAGCCTAACGCAGGCACTGATGCCGCCGGACAGCAGACTAAAGCGGCTCTTGACGGTGACGAATGGGTGCTTAACGGCAGCAAAATATTCATTACAAACGGAAAAGAAGCCGACATCTACATCGTGTTTGCCATGACCGACAAAGCGCTCGGCACGAAAGGCATTTCCGCGTTTATCGTTGAAAAGGGAACTCCGGGCTTTACCTTTGGCACAAAGGAAAAGAAGATGGGCATACGCGGCTCATCGACCTACGAGCTTGTATTCACTGACTGCCGTATCCCGAAAGAGAACCTTCTCGGAGCGCAGGGCAAGGGTTTTTCAATCGCCATGCAGACACTTGACGGCGGCCGCATAGGAATTGCCGCGCAGGCTCTCGGCATAGCAGCGGGTGCGCTTGACTGTGCCGTTGCCTACGTCAAGGAACGCAAGCAGTTCGGCAGGGCTCTTGCAAAATTCCAGAATACGCAGTTCAAGCTTGCGGATATGGCAACGCGCGTTGAAGCGGCAAGGCTTGTCGTCTACAAAGCTGCAATGGCAAAGGACAGCCAGAAAAAATTCTCCGTGGAAGCCGCAATGGCAAAACTTTTCGCGGCGGAAACGGCAATGGCGGTTACCACCGAAGCCGTTCAGCTTCTCGGCGGATACGGCTACATCAGGGAATACGACGTTGAAAGAATGATGCGTGATGCAAAAATCACTGAAATCTACGAAGGCACGAGCGAAGTGCAGCGCATGGTCATATCCGGCGCTCTGCTGCACTAAAGGAGGGGCTGGGAATGAAAATCGTTGTTTGCATAAAACAGGTACCGAACACTAACGAAGTCAAACTCGACCCTGTAACAGGAACTTTGATTCGCGAAGGAGTGCCGAGCATACTCAATCCTGACGACAAGGCGGGACTTGAAGCGGCTCTCCAACTCAAAGACAAATACGGCGCGGAAGTAACCGTACTTTCAATGGGTCCAATGCAGGCAGACGCAGTGCTTCGCGAAGCGCTTGCGATGGGTGCCGACAACGCATATCTCGTTTCTGGACGCGAATTTGGCGGTGCAGATACTCTTGCCACCTCAACAACCATAGCGGCAGCTGTCAAAAAACTTGATTTTGACCTTGTAATCACCGGCCGCCAGGCAATAGACGGAGATACTGCGCAGGTAGGTCCCCAGATCTCGGAACATCTCGGTATACCCAACATCTCCTATGCGGAAAGCATAGAAGTTGAAGGCAACTGCGTCATTGTCAAACGCCAGTACGAAGACAGACACCACATGGTTAAGGCAAAAATGCCGTGCCTCGTTACGGCTCTCGGCGAGATGAACACACCGCGCTACATGACTCCGGGCGGAATATTTGACGCATACCGCGAAAAAGAAGTAATCGTCTGGGGCAGGGCAGATCTCTCCGAGCTTCCTGAAGAAGCTCTCGGGCTTAAAGGCTCGCCGACACGCGTCGCAAAATCTTTCCCGAAAAGCCTCAAACCTGCGGGCGTCAAAGTCCAGCCTGACGATCCGGCGGAAGCCGCAGACTACATCGTCGAAAAACTCAAAGAGAAATTTGTAATATAACGGGGTGAGACAGATGAGTTTACAGGA carries:
- a CDS encoding acetyl-CoA C-acetyltransferase codes for the protein MARKVVLAGACRTAIGTMGGALSSTPAVQLGTIVVKEALKRANVPAEAVEHVYMGCVIQAALGQNVARQISVNAGIPVEASAVTVNVVCGSGLESINMAARMVRDGDADVVVAGGAENMSMAPYALEKGRYGYRMGHATMYDTMIKDALTDAFENIHMGLTAENICEQWGLTREELDEFSLVSQQKCEAAIKAGFFKEEIVPVEIKKKKETILFDTDEGPRAGMTMEALAKLKPAFKKDGGIVTAGNSSGINDGAAAVVVMTEEKAKELGAVIQAEWINGALAGCEPRIMGIGPVNATKKLMAKTGLKIDDFDMIEANEAFAAQSVAVGKELGFDKAKLNVSGGAIALGHPVGASGARILVTLIHGMKRTGAKTGLATLCIGGGQGCAMAVKAYEG
- a CDS encoding enoyl-CoA hydratase/isomerase family protein, producing MQFIKYEVQDAIGIITINRPEALNALNSEVLTELDATINAIDLKEVRVVILTGAGEKSFVAGADIAEMCHLTREEGKHFGHKGLRVFRKLELFPVPVIAAVNGYALGGGCELAMSCDIRICSENAVFGQPEVTLGITPGFGGTQRLARTIGIGKAKEMIYTAKPIKADEAYRLGLVNAVYPLDQLMPEALKLAGKIAANAPIAVRACKEAINYGLQVDIDSSLRIEGNIFGSCFETEDQRLGMESFLAKKKVEKFNNK
- a CDS encoding 3-hydroxybutyryl-CoA dehydrogenase; translated protein: MKIGIIGAGTMGSGIAQAFAQTEGYEVCLCDINDEFAAKGKAKIEKGLAKQVAKGRIEQAAADAVLAKIATGTKEICGDCDLVIEAAVENMEIKKETFKELQAICKADCMFATNTSSLSITELGKGLDRPLIGMHFFNPAPVMKLVEVIAGLNTPEDMVQKIKDIAAEIGKTPVQVAEAAGFVVNRILIPMINEAVGILADGVASAEDIDAAMKLGANHPMGPLALGDLVGLDVCLAIMEVLYSEFGDSKYRPHPLLRKMVRGGRLGMKTGQGFFNYAK
- a CDS encoding acyl-CoA dehydrogenase; amino-acid sequence: MDFKLSREHEMARTLFRDFAQNEVKPFAQEVDETEVFPRETVTKMQKYGFLGIDIPKQYGGQGCDSLAYVMAIEEISKVCATTGVILSAHTSLCCGPVLKFGSEEQKQKYLVPLASGKKLGAFALTEPNAGTDAAGQQTKAALDGDEWVLNGSKIFITNGKEADIYIVFAMTDKALGTKGISAFIVEKGTPGFTFGTKEKKMGIRGSSTYELVFTDCRIPKENLLGAQGKGFSIAMQTLDGGRIGIAAQALGIAAGALDCAVAYVKERKQFGRALAKFQNTQFKLADMATRVEAARLVVYKAAMAKDSQKKFSVEAAMAKLFAAETAMAVTTEAVQLLGGYGYIREYDVERMMRDAKITEIYEGTSEVQRMVISGALLH
- a CDS encoding electron transfer flavoprotein subunit beta/FixA family protein; this encodes MKIVVCIKQVPNTNEVKLDPVTGTLIREGVPSILNPDDKAGLEAALQLKDKYGAEVTVLSMGPMQADAVLREALAMGADNAYLVSGREFGGADTLATSTTIAAAVKKLDFDLVITGRQAIDGDTAQVGPQISEHLGIPNISYAESIEVEGNCVIVKRQYEDRHHMVKAKMPCLVTALGEMNTPRYMTPGGIFDAYREKEVIVWGRADLSELPEEALGLKGSPTRVAKSFPKSLKPAGVKVQPDDPAEAADYIVEKLKEKFVI